Proteins encoded within one genomic window of Brassica rapa cultivar Chiifu-401-42 chromosome A09, CAAS_Brap_v3.01, whole genome shotgun sequence:
- the LOC103840822 gene encoding SCY1-like protein 2 translates to MSINMRTLTQALAKTAAVIEKTVQTTVQEVTGPKPLQDYELLYQIGSGGPGLAWKLYSAKARDSTRPQQYPTVCVWVLDKRALSEARARAGLSKAAEDSFLDLIRADAGKLVRLRHPGVVHVVQALDENKNAMAMVTEPLFASVANALGDVENVDNVPKDLKSMEMSLLEVKHGLLQMAETLNFLHNNAHLIHRAVSPENVLITSAGSWKFAGFGFAISEAQAGNLDNMQSFHYAEYDVEDSILPLQPSLNYTAPELVRSKTPSAGASSDIFSFGCLAYHLVARKPLFDCHNNVKMYMNTLNYLTNETFSSIPSDLVSDLQRMLSTNESFRPTALDFTGSNFFRSDTRLRALRFLDHMLERDNMQKSEFLKALSDMWKDFDSRVLRYKVLPPLCAELRNLVMQPVILPMVLTIAESQDKNDFELTTLPALVPVLSSATGDTLLLLVKRADLIINKTNTEHLASHILPLLLRAYNDNDVRIQEEVLKRSTSVAKQLDGQVVRQAILPRVHGLALKTTVAAVRVNALLCLAELVQALDKHAVTEILQTIQRCTAVDRSAPTLMCTLAVANAILKQYGVEFTAEHVLPLIIPLLTAQQLNVQQFAKYMLFVKDILRKIEEKRGVTVNDSGVPEVKPGSVADGTQFPIPTQKIEKVASAAKNSPAWDEDWAIPTKSSASRDPAPANSQFNNSTVQPQPSNMTTVPTTCAPVDIEWPPRQSSNVSSQPDNGEARLNSGGTSSTPSFDELDPFANWPPRANSASISSGGFHNGTAATRPPPNNSDSSLSNNKTDMKQFPTANNDFWAFGNASVSSQGGSGITAGNQVPMNSFGIQNQNQGMPLSFGSSSYSNQKPPADISSIFKSSKTEQAAMRLAPPPSTAVGRGRGRGRTGTSTSRSSGSKQQQTEQPSLLDLL, encoded by the exons ATGTCGATTAACATGAGAACGCTAACCCAAGCTCTAGCCAAAACCGCCGCGGTGATTGAGAAGACGGTTCAAACCACAGTCCAGGAGGTTACAGGTCCCAAGCCTCTTCAGGACTACGAGCTCCTCTATCAGATCGGCTCCGGTGGTCCCGGCCTCGCCTGGAAGCTCTACTCGGCCAAGGCGCGTGACTCCACGCGGCCTCAGCAGTACCCAACCGTCTGCGTCTGGGTGCTTGATAAGCGCGCCTTATCCGAGGCTCGCGCCAGAGCGGGATTATCCAAAGCTGCGGAAGACTCGTTTCTCGATCTGATTCGCGCTGACGCGGGGAAGCTGGTGCGGTTGAGGCACCCCGGTGTGGTCCACGTGGTTCAGGCGCTTGACGAGAACAAGAACGCTATGGCTATGGTTACGGAACCGCTATTCGCCTCCGTGGCTAACGCGCTTGGAGATGTTGAGAATGTGGATAACGTGCCGAAAGATCTCAAATCCATG GAGATGAGCTTGTTGGAGGTGAAGCACGGTCTACTTCAAATGGCAGAGACGTTGAACTTTCTTCATAATAACGCACATCTCATACATCGTGCTGTTTCTCCTGAG AATGTTCTTATTACTTCTGCTGGTTCCTGGAAGTTTGCTGGGTTTGGCTTTGCTATTTCAGAAGCACAGGCTGGGAATTTGGATAACATGCAATCATTCCACTACGCT GAATATGATGTTGAAGACTCGATTTTGCCACTCCAACCATCTTTAAACTATACTGCACCTGAATTAGTGCGGAGCAAAACTCCATCAGCTGGAGCGTCTTcagatatttttagttttggttGCCTCGCCTATCATTTAGTTGCACGGAAACCATTGTTTGATTGCCACAACAATGTCAAGATG TACATGAACACATTGAACTATTTAACAAATGAAACTTTCTCATCTATACCCTCGGACTTGGTATCTGATTTGCAACGGATGCTATCAACGAATGAGTCCTTCAGACCAACCGCATTAGATTTCACAG GATCTAATTTTTTCAGAAGCGACACTAGGTTACGTGCCCTTCGTTTTCTTGATCATATGCTT GAACGAGACAACATGCAAAAGTCTGAGTTCTTAAAAGCATTGTCAGATATGTGGAAAGATTTTGATTCCCGTGTATTACGGTATAAG GTGCTTCCGCCTCTGTGTGCTGAACTTAGGAATTTGGTTATGCAGCCAGTGATTCTTCCTATGGTTCTAACTATCGCTGAGTCTCAG GATAAGAATGACTTTGAGTTGACAACGCTCCCAGCTCTTGTTCCTGTTTTGAGTTCTGCTACGGGTGATACTCTGTTGTTGCTTGTAAAGCGTGCAGATCTTATAATCAACAAG ACTAATACAGAGCATCTTGCATCGCATATTCTCCCTTTGCTTCTCCGAGCCTACAATGACAACGATGTCCGGATACAAGAGGAAGTTCTGAAAAGATCTACATCTGTTGCCAAACAACTTGATGGCCAG GTGGTAAGGCAAGCAATTTTGCCTCGTGTTCATGGCTTGGCTCTCAAAACCACAGTTGCTGCT GTCAGAGTAAATGCTTTGCTCTGCTTAGCAGAGTTGGTTCAAGCGCTTGATAAACACGCTGTTACTGAAATTTTGCAAACAATTCAGCGCTGTACTGCTGTGGATCGCTCTGCACCTACGCTTATGTGTACTCTTGCAGTCGCAAACGCAATTCTCAAGCAG TATGGAGTTGAATTCACTGCTGAACACGTGCTTCCCTTGATTATACCGCTTCTCACTGCCCAACAACTGAACGTCCAACAGTTTGCCAAATATATGCTATTTGTCAAGGATATTCTCAG GAAAATAGAGGAGAAAAGGGGAGTTACAGTCAATGATTCTGGAGTTCCGGAAGTAAAACCAGGCTCTGTTGCTGATGGGACCCAGTTTCCAATACCAACCCAAAAAATTGAGAAGGTTGCTTCTGCAGCAAAGAACAGTCCTGCATGGGATGAAGACTGGGCCATCCCGACCAAAAGTTCTGCTTCGAGAGATCCTGCACCCGCAAACTCTCAGTTTAACAATTCTACAGTTCAGCCACAGCCATCGAACATGACAACAGTGCCAACGACATGCGCTCCGGTTGATATAGAGTGGCCACCGAGACAATCTTCCAATGTCAGTTCTCAGCCAGATAATGGTGAGGCACGGCTAAACTCAGGTGGAACATCATCAACTCCAAGTTTTGATGAACTAGACCCTTTTGCTAATTGGCCTCCCCGAGCCAACAGTGCTTCCATTTCTTCTGGGGGTTTCCACAACGGTACCGCTGCCACTCGACCTCCACCGAACAACAGTGATTCTAGTTTGAGCAACAACAAAACAGACATGAAGCAGTTTCCAACGGCTAACAACGACTTCTGGGCCTTTGGCAATGCCTCCGTCTCTTCTCAAGGGGGTTCAGGTATCACTGCAGGTAACCAAGTTCCTATGAACTCTTTTGGGATTCAAAATCAGAACCAAGGAATGCCGTTGTCTTTCGGAAGCAGTTCATACAGTAACCAAAAGCCGCCAGCAGACATCAGTTCTATATTCAAGTCAAGCAAAACTGAGCAAGCTGCAATGAGACTCGCACCACCACCTTCGACAGCCGTGGGAAGAGGAAGGGGAAGGGGTAGAACTGGGACATCTACGTCAAGGTCAAGTGGTTCGAAGCAGCAACAAACTGAGCAGCCATCGCTGTTGGATCTGTTGTGA
- the LOC103840821 gene encoding vacuolar sorting protein 3: protein MAKSRSVVELTTRYDLGGVDKIRSLCLSPHSDSQTLVYLGTFSGSILLLSLDTSTNIVARLGTVSLSASPVESIFVLGQERGKVLALCNGYLFLVDSLLSQSAKRLGGVLKGINVVARRVRGRESSSSTDLLLLPSEVSGESSSSKKFLQMIGGGSRVSDVKGKDLRREGVLHQGRYVFAVAIGERMLLIELQCDEEDGKGDSFVVLKEIVGIGGVKTLVWLDDYVVAGTDKGYSLISCVTGQSGVIFTLPDVSGPPLLKLLCKEWKVLLLVDNVGVVVDTNGQPVGGSLVFRRRPDSVGELSFYLVTVGDGKMELHQKKSGACVQSVSFGPEGCGPSVLAVDEAGDGNLLAVTTMSKVIFYRRVPYEEQIKDLLRKKRYREAISLVEELDSEGEISKEMLSFLHAQIGYLLLFDLRFEEAVNQFLKSESMEPSEVFPFIMRDPNRWSLQVPRNRYWGLHPPPAPLEDVVDNGLAAIQRAIFLRKAGMDTPVDEEFSSNPPSRADLLESAIKNMTRYLEVSREKDLSHPVREGIDTLLMLLYRALNRVEDMENLASSVNNCVVEELESLLNESEHLRTLAFLYASKGMSAKALAIWRLFAKNYSSGLWQDSDDLVPYLHGNELIRLSGKEAAAAEAARILEEPCDPELALQHLSWISDINPLFAIQVLTSDKRTEELLPEKVIQAIDPQKVEIIQRYLQWLIEDRDYNDPQLHTSYALSLAKSALECVEVQNGNQETDTGSREAHDCNVGSISLFEIDVRERLQTFLQSSDLYDPEEILNLIEGSELWLEKAILYRRIGQETVVLQILALKLEDCAAAEQYCVEIGRPDAFMQLLDMYLDPQNGKEPMFKAAVRLLHNHGESLDPLQVLEKLSPDMPLKLASDTILRMLRARVHHHRQGQIVHNVSRALDVDSRLARLEERSRHVQINDESLCDSCFARLGTKLFAMYPDDTIVCYKCYRRLGESKSVTGRDFKRDVLIKPGWLVNR, encoded by the exons ATGGCCAAATCTCGATCAGTTGTGGAGCTCACTACCCGCTACGATCTCGGCGGCGTCGACAAGATCCGATCCCTATGCCTCTCCCCTCACTCCGATTCCCAAACCCTAGTCTACCTCGGCACTTTCTCCGGATCCATTCTCCTCCTCTCCCTCGACACTTCGACCAACATCGTCGCGCGTCTCGGAACTGTATCGCTGAGCGCTTCCCCAGTCGAGTCTATCTTCGTGCTCGGCCAGGAAAGAGGCAAAGTGCTAGCACTCTGCAATGGCTACTTGTTCTTGGTTGATTCGCTCCTCTCTCAATCCGCTAAGAGATTGGGTGGGGTGTTGAAAGGGATCAATGTTGTTGCTAGGAGAGTGAGGGGACGCGAGTCCTCCTCGAGCACTGACTTGTTGCTGTTGCCTTCCGAGGTTTCAGGTGAGTCTAGCTCGAGCAAGAAGTTTCTTCAGATGATTGGGGGTGGGAGTCGTGTGAGTGATGTTAAAGGTAAGGATCTTAGACGCGAGGGAGTTCTTCATCAAGGTCGTTATGTTTTCGCTGTTGCGATTGGTGAGAGGATGTTGCTGATTGAGCTTCAGTGTGATGAAGAGGACGGGAAAGGTGATTCCTTTGTTGTGTTGAAGGAGATTGTGGGGATTGGTGGGGTAAAGACTTTGGTTTGGCTTGATGATTATGTTGTTGCGGGGACTGATAAAGGGTATAGCTTGATCTCGTGTGTTACTGGTCAAAGTGGGGTGATATTCACGTTGCCTGATGTGTCTGGTCCGCCGCTGCTTAAACTGCTGTGTAAAGAGTGGAAGGTGTTGTTGttggtggataatgttggagtTGTTGTGGACACGAATGGTCAGCCTGTTGGTGGGAGTCTTGTGTTTCGTAGGAGGCCTGATTCTGTTGGAGAATTGTCTTTCTATTTGGTCACTGTAGGGGATGGGAAAATGGAGTTACATCAGAAGAAGTCGGGTGCTTGTGTTCAGTCAGTTAGTTTTGGTCCTGAAGGGTGTGGGCCTTCGGTTTTGGCGGTTGATGAGGCAGGAGACGGGAACCTTTTGGCTGTTACTACCATGTCAAAG GTTATCTTTTATCGGAGAGTGCCTTATGAAGAACAGATTAAGGACCTCTTGAGGAAAAAGAGATACAGAGAAGCCATCTCCCTGGTGGAGGAGCTTGACTCAGAGGGGGAAATTTCGAAAGAGATGCTTTCTTTTCTTCATGCTCAGATAGGGTATCTACTACTATTTGATTTGCGCTTTGAGGAAGCAGTGAATCAATTTCTAAAGTCAGAAAGCATGGAACCTTCTGAAGTTTTTCCTTTTATCATGCGAGATCCTAATCGATGGTCTTTGCAG GTTCCGAGAAACAGATACTGGGGGTTGCATCCCCCTCCTGCTCCTCTTGAAGATGTTGTAGATAATGGTTTGGCGGCCATCCAGAGAGCCATCTTCCTAAGAAAAGCGGGAATGGACACTCCGGTTGACGAAGAGTTTTCCTCAAACCCTCCAAGTAGAGCTGATTTATTAGAGTCAGCAATCAAAAACATGACAAG GTACCTCGAGGTCTCACGTGAGAAGGACTTAAGTCACCCAGTAAGAGAGGGAATAGACACGCTTCTAATGCTTCTGTATAGAGCCTTAAACCGTGTTGAAGATATGGAGAATCTTGCATCTTCTGTTAACAACTGCGTTGTG GAGGAGTTGGAGTCTCTTCTAAATGAATCTGAACATCTGCGGACACTTGCATTCCTATATGCAAGTAAGGGGATGAGTGCAAAGGCTCTTGCTATTTGGCGTCTCTTTGCGAAGAATTATTCATCTGGTCTGTGGCAAGACTCAGATGACTTGGTGCCTTATTTACACGGAAACGAGCTCATTAGGCTATCTGGAAAAGAGGCTGCTGCTGCAGAAGCAGCGAGGATTCTTGAGGAACCCTGTGATCCAGAACTGGCATTGCAGCATCTTAGTTGG ATTTCAGATATAAACCCATTGTTTGCTATCCAAGTCTTGACGTCAGATAAAAGGACAGAAGAGCTTTTGCCAG AGAAAGTGATCCAAGCTATTGATCCCCAAAAAGTTGAAATCATACAGAG GTACCTCCAATGGTTGATTGAAGATAGAGATTATAATGACCCGCAGCTGCATACATCATATGCTCTCTCACTTGCCAAGTCAGCACTTGAGTGTGTTGAAGTTCAAAATGGTAACCAAGAAACGGATACTGGAAGCAGAGAAGCACATGATTGCAATGTAGGAAGTATTTCTCTGTTTGAAATTGATGTGCGGGAAAGATTGCAGACCTTTTTGCAGTCCTCAGATCTGTATGACCCTGAAGAAATATTGAATTTGATTGAAGGATCAGAACTGTGGTTGGAAAAG GCTATACTTTACCGAAGGATAGGACAGGAGACAGTGGTCCTTCAAATTCTTGCTCT GAAGCTGGAGGATTGTGCAGCTGCAGAGCAATATTGTGTAGAGATTGGAAGACCAGATGCATTTATGCA GTTACTTGATATGTACCTGGATCCTCAAAATGGCAAAGAGCCTATGTTCAAAGCTGCTGTTCGTCTTCTCCACAACCATGGGGAATCACTTGATCCTTTGCAAGTTTTGGAA aAATTGTCTCCTGACATGCCCTTAAAACTGGCTTCAGATACAATTTTGAGAATGCTCAGGGCTCGggttcatcatcatcgtcaagGCCAA ATCGTACACAATGTCTCTCGTGCATTAGATGTGGATTCAAGGTTGGCAAGATTAGAAGAAAGATCACGTCACGTGCAGATAAACGATGAGAGCCTCTGTGATTCTTGCTTCGCCCGCCTGGGAACTAAGCTATTTGCTATGTACCCTGATGATACCATTGTGTGTTACAAG TGTTACAGACGCCTGGGTGAATCAAAGTCAGTAACGGGCCGTGACTTCAAGCGAGATGTTCTGATAAAACCCGGTTGGTTAGTGAACCGGTAG
- the LOC103840823 gene encoding TVP38/TMEM64 family membrane protein slr0305 — MRSLTLTLRSSSLPFTFTSSSYKRFHFLKPCSSSLKQTKKQQQSLRRSPPPSTAPPPKSLRWFFNPKSSDDDDAKSPKAESDEGSGGDAAIKGTILAGVLLIGTVGGFAGVGYVYRDQINTFLTQFSTFIEGYGPAGYALFIAVYAGLEILAIPALPLTMSAGLLFGSLVGTIIVSISGTMAASVAFLIARYFARERILKLVEGNKKFLAIDKAIGENGFRVVTLLRLSPLLPFSLGNYLYGLTSVKFVPYVLGSWLGMLPGSWAYVSAGAFGRAIIQEESAVGLPGGNGQLLTLGLGLLVTALAATYVTGLAKDAIKDIDDE, encoded by the exons ATGCGCAGCCTCACTCTAACTCTCAGATCCTCTTCTCTCCCATTCACCTTCACCTCCTCCTCCTACAAACGCTTCCATTTCCTCAAGCCATGTTCTTCCTCCCTCAAACAAACGAAGAAGCAGCAACAGTCTCTCCGCCGCTCTCCGCCTCCTTCCACCGCCCCTCCTCCCAAAAGTCTCCGGTGGTTCTTCAATCCCAAATCCAGCGACGACGACGATGCTAAGTCCCCCAAAGCTGAGAGCGACGAAGGATCGGGCGGGGATGCTGCTATCAAGGGTACGATTCTTGCCGGAGTGTTGTTGATTGGTACTGTTGGTGGATTCGCCGGCGTTGGCTACGTCTACAGAGACCAGATCAATACCTTTCTCACTCAGTTCTCCACTTTCATCGAAG GTTATGGACCGGCTGGGTATGCGCTGTTCATTGCTGTGTACGCTGGCCTTGAG ATACTAGCCATTCCGGCTCTCCCGTTGACCATGTCGGCTGGTCTTCTCTTCGGTTCCCTCGTTGGCACCATCATTGTTTCCATCAGTGGAACT ATGGCTGCTAGTGTTGCTTTTCTAATTGCTAGATACTTTGCTAGAGAGCGGATCCTTAAGTTAGTTGAAGGTAACAAGAAGTTCCTCGCCATTGATAAAGCCATTGGTGAGAATGGGTTTAGGGTTGTTACTCTCCTTCGGCTAAGCCCTCTGCTTCCTTTCTCTCTTGGCAATTACCTCTACGGCTTGACGTCTGTCAAGTTTGTGCCTTATGTACTTGGAAG TTGGTTAGGTATGCTTCCAGGATCTTGGGCTTATGTCAGCGCTGGTGCTTTTGGACGAGCAATCATT CAAGAAGAATCAGCTGTTGGATTGCCAGGAGGAAACGGCCAGCTTCTAACGCTCGGGTTGGGTCTGTTGGTAACTGCATTAGCTGCAACATATGTAACTGGCCTAGCAAAG GATGCTATAAAGGATATTGATGATGAGTAG
- the LOC103840824 gene encoding cytochrome c — protein sequence MASFDEAPPGNSKAGEKIFRTKCAQCHTVDKGAGHKQGPNLNGLFGRQSGTTAGYSYSAANKNKAVEWEEKTLYDYLLNPKKYIPGTKMVFPGLKKPQDRADLIAYLKESTA from the exons ATGGCGTCGTTTGATGAAGCACCACCAGGAAACTCCAAGGCCGGAGAGAAGATCTTCAGGACCAAGTGTGCTCAGTGTCACACCGTCGACAAAGGCGCCGGTCACAAACAAG GACCGAACCTAAACGGTCTGTTTGGAAGACAGTCTGGAACAACAGCTGGTTACTCTTACTCTGCTGCTAACAAGAACAAAGCTGTGGAATGGGAAGAGAAGACCTTGTACGATTACTTGCTCAACCCCAAGAAG TACATTCCTGGAACGAAGATGGTCTTCCCTGGGCTCAAGAAGCCTCAAGACCGTGCTGATCTCATCGCCTACTTGAAGGAATCTACTGCTTAG
- the LOC103840825 gene encoding pentatricopeptide repeat-containing protein At1g22830, with protein sequence MPSPPYRGLTVTELRKFIPKSWKRHIPQTRDETSVPVALFKSLGHFISQGRLSEAFRTFSLLLLRHQSGSHEFVLQSAASLLSTCVELSEFVPGQQIHARCISSGLEFDPVLVPKLVTFYSAFNLLHEAQTITESSDFNHTLPWNVLIGLYVRNKRFVEAVSAYKQMMSKGIQPDAFTYPSVLKACGALLDFASGRVVHGSVEVSPHRRSLYVCNALISMYTRFGNVDIARRLFDTMSERDAVSWNTLIKCYASQGKWEEALEFYDRMSLSGVEATVVTWNTLAGVLLQTGEYVKALSFVAKMRNHNVSLDSVAMINGLKACSQIGALRWGREFHCLAIRSCYARIENVGNSLITMYSRCGDLNHAFIVFQQMEGNDLSTWNSIISGFAHNERSEETCFLLKEMMLAGFHPNHVTLASILALCARVANLQHGRELHCYILRRQSCFKDGLILWNSLVDMYAKSGNIIAAKRMFESMSKRDKVTYTSLIDGYGMVGEGEVALAWLKEMIRSGMEPDHVTMVAVLSACSHSGLVHEGERQFKKMQYVFGILPRLEHYSCMVDLYCRAGLLVNARDIIRRMPYEPSRAMCATLIIACLIHGNKDIGEWAADLLWEMEPVKLGHYLLIADMYTVTGSWSKLEEVKRLMSVRAAHEFANLGSSSINQEQSSDEERLVEVG encoded by the coding sequence ATGCCGTCTCCTCCTTACCGCGGTCTCACTGTAACCGAGCTTCGCAAGTTCATACCTAAATCTTGGAAACGCCACATCCCACAAACCCGCGATGAAACATCAGTTCCTGTTGCTCTGTTCAAATCTCTCGGACATTTCATCTCCCAAGGTCGTCTCTCCGAAGCTTTCAgaactttctctcttctccttcttcgtcaCCAGTCTGGTTCTCATGAATTCGTTTTGCAATCAGCTGCTTCCCTTTTGTCGACCTGCGTGGAGCTTAGCGAGTTTGTTCCAGGGCAGCAGATTCACGCTCGTTGTATCTCGTCCGGTTTGGAGTTTGATCCTGTTCTGGTCCCAAAGCTTGTTACTTTCTACTCTGCTTTTAATCTCCTCCACGAAGCTCAGACCATTACCGAGAGCTCTGACTTTAATCATACCTTGCCGTGGAATGTGCTCATCGGTTTGTATGTTAGGAACAAACGGTTTGTTGAGGCAGTTTCTGCTTACAAGCAAATGATGAGTAAAGGAATTCAACCTGATGCGTTTACTTACCCATCTGTTCTCAAGGCTTGTGGAGCCTTACTGGATTTTGCATCTGGAAGAGTGGTTCATGGCTCCGTTGAGGTTAGCCCTCACAGGCGGAGCTTGTATGTATGCAATGCGTTGATATCTATGTACACAAGATTTGGTAATGTGGATATTGCTCGGAGATTGTTTGACACCATGTCTGAACGGGACGCTGTCTCGTGGAATACATTGATTAAGTGTTACGCTTCTCAAGGCAAATGGGAGGAAGCTCTCGAATTTTACGATAGAATGAGTCTCTCTGGCGTAGAAGCGACTGTTGTAACATGGAACACGTTAGCTGGAGTTCTTTTGCAGACGGGAGAGTATGTAAAGGCTTTGAGTTTTGTAGCGAAGATGAGAAATCACAATGTGAGTTTAGATTCTGTAGCTATGATTAATGGTTTGAAGGCATGCTCGCAGATTGGAGCTTTACGGTGGGGTAGAGAGTTCCATTGCCTTGCGATACGTAGCTGTTACGCTCGAATCGAGAACGTTGGAAACTCGTTGATCACAATGTACTCAAGATGTGGTGATCTTAATCACGCCTTTATAGTGTTTCAGCAGATGGAAGGGAATGATTTGAGTACATGGAACTCTATCATCTCAGGTTTTGCGCACAACGAGAGATCAGAAGAAACGTGTTTCCTGCTCAAGGAGATGATGCTCGCTGGCTTTCATCCGAATCACGTTACTCTCGCCAGCATTCTCGCACTCTGTGCTCGGGTGGCAAACCTGCAGCATGGGAGAGAGCTCCACTGCTACATCCTGAGGCGCCAAAGCTGCTTCAAAGACGGTTTAATCCTGTGGAACTCCCTTGTTGATATGTATGCGAAATCCGGGAACATCATAGCCGCCAAGCGGATGTTTGAGTCGATGAGCAAGAGGGATAAAGTGACATACACTTCACTGATAGATGGATACGGCATGGTGGGAGAAGGAGAAGTCGCCTTGGCGTGGTTAAAGGAAATGATCAGATCAGGTATGGAACCTGATCATGTAACCATGGTTGCAGTTTTATCAGCTTGTAGCCACTCCGGTTTGGTCCATGAAGGAGAAAGGCAGTTTAAGAAGATGCAGTATGTGTTTGGTATACTCCCTCGCCTTGAACACTATTCTTGTATGGTTGATCTCTACTGCAGAGCAGGTCTGCTTGTTAACGCCAGAGATATAATCCGCAGAATGCCTTACGAGCCGTCTCGTGCTATGTGTGCTACTCTGATAATAGCTTGTTTGATCCACGGGAACAAAGACATTGGTGAGTGGGCTGCAGATCTGCTATGGGAGATGGAGCCAGTGAAGTTAGGGCACTATTTGTTGATTGCTGATATGTATACGGTTACTGGTTCGTGGAGCAAGCTTGAAGAGGTGAAGAGGTTGATGAGTGTGCGTGCTGCTCATGAGTTTGCTAATCTTGGTTCTTCTTCCATCAATCAGGAGCAAAGTTCAGACGAAGAACGTCTTGTAGAAGTAGGATAA
- the LOC103840827 gene encoding ethylene-responsive transcription factor ERF019 isoform X2 — protein sequence MDYIDNTVETQSKYKGIRRRKWGKWVSEIRVPGTRDRLWLGSFSTAEGAAVAHDVAFYCLHQPNSLESLNFPHLLPPSIVSKTSPRSIQQAASNAGMAVDAGIVNSCDHASGNSGNGDTTTAYCENGATQKKQ from the exons ATGGATTACATCGACAACACCGTCGAAACTCAATCAAAGTACAAAGGCATCCGTCGCCGGAAATGGGGGAAATGGGTATCGGAGATTCGAGTTCCGGGAACTCGCGACCGTCTCTGGTTAGGCTCATTCTCCACGGCGGAAGGCGCAGCCGTAGCGCACGACGTGGCTTTCTACTGTTTACACCAACCAAACTCGCTCGAATCTCTCAACTTCCCTCACTTGCTTCCTCCTTCCATAGTTTCCAAGACTTCGCCGAGGTCTATCCAGCAAGCTGCTTCTAATGCCGGAATGGCCGTTGACGCCGGAATCGTTAACAGCTGTGATCACGCGTCAGGGAACTCTGGGAATGGAGATACAACGACGGCGTATTGTGAGAATGGAG CTACTCAAAAGAAGCAGTGA
- the LOC103840827 gene encoding ethylene-responsive transcription factor ERF019 isoform X1, giving the protein MDYIDNTVETQSKYKGIRRRKWGKWVSEIRVPGTRDRLWLGSFSTAEGAAVAHDVAFYCLHQPNSLESLNFPHLLPPSIVSKTSPRSIQQAASNAGMAVDAGIVNSCDHASGNSGNGDTTTAYCENGDTATQKKQ; this is encoded by the exons ATGGATTACATCGACAACACCGTCGAAACTCAATCAAAGTACAAAGGCATCCGTCGCCGGAAATGGGGGAAATGGGTATCGGAGATTCGAGTTCCGGGAACTCGCGACCGTCTCTGGTTAGGCTCATTCTCCACGGCGGAAGGCGCAGCCGTAGCGCACGACGTGGCTTTCTACTGTTTACACCAACCAAACTCGCTCGAATCTCTCAACTTCCCTCACTTGCTTCCTCCTTCCATAGTTTCCAAGACTTCGCCGAGGTCTATCCAGCAAGCTGCTTCTAATGCCGGAATGGCCGTTGACGCCGGAATCGTTAACAGCTGTGATCACGCGTCAGGGAACTCTGGGAATGGAGATACAACGACGGCGTATTGTGAGAATGGAG ATACAGCTACTCAAAAGAAGCAGTGA